One region of Syntrophales bacterium genomic DNA includes:
- a CDS encoding CHASE domain-containing protein, which translates to MQNENKIKENDMSPLRSYIPIICTFIIGVAVSLILFVIVKNWEQTNQRIEFESRSRGYSSAVQGNLNKYLEALSFLGDFFNNSQQVTRQEFTFFTESALSRHPAIQAFSWNPLIMGNERTMYESLARKEGLKNFRFTERTKEGALVDAAQRQEYVVVYYIVPLETNKPALGYDIASDATRLQAIEQVFKTGELTVTNRITLVQETGTQFGVLVFFPLYQQGVSLKTAEARLKYRRGLVVEVLRIGDVVEAALKDFPDEGINLCLYDVSAEKGKRLLYSRLSHMHGMTEQPMDEEVIQKDIHWSNNFEIAGRQWKILFTPSPFFLDSKQSWQSWLILSGSLLLTAILLFYLLKRLHYTTEIEWRVREQLQATQQLLNEITERKRAQEALQDSEERFRLFMDHFPGVAFIKDIEGHYVYANKGYEKRRNLKKEDWYGKTDEELWPPETVTQFKETDELVISEGRSVQTIDMVPDDQGEIRTQLTTKFPVLKDGRVSLVGGIGIDITDLKRAEEALQANKLQLSNALEIAHLGHWEYDVANDLFTFNDQFYKIFRTTAEKCGGYTMHSGEYAHRFVHPDDMDVVGEEIRKAIETTDPHFNRQIEHRMLYADGTVGYITVRFFIVKDSQGRTVKTYGVNQDITDRKLAEEKIKASLREKETMLKEIHHRVKNNLQVISSLLSLQSNYVQDEKSRKMFQESQDRVKIMATIHNMLYKSEDLAKVDFGGFIRDLASRLQQSYGSAESPIDIHADIADVFLLIETSVPCGLILNELVSNALRHAFPEGRGGEVNINMTTAGEQFVLTVQDNGIGFPKAVDFRNTQSLGLELVNLLVGQIDGAIDLQVEGGTTFTVTFPAAGK; encoded by the coding sequence ATGCAAAATGAGAATAAAATCAAGGAAAATGATATGAGTCCCTTACGAAGTTACATTCCCATTATATGTACGTTTATTATAGGGGTTGCGGTATCTTTAATTCTTTTTGTGATCGTGAAAAATTGGGAACAAACGAATCAACGTATTGAATTCGAGTCACGTTCAAGAGGATACTCAAGCGCTGTTCAAGGTAATCTCAACAAGTACTTAGAAGCTTTAAGCTTCTTAGGAGATTTTTTCAATAATTCACAGCAAGTGACCCGTCAGGAGTTTACTTTTTTTACGGAGAGTGCCTTATCCCGCCACCCGGCGATCCAGGCGTTTTCGTGGAATCCCCTCATCATGGGCAATGAGCGTACCATGTATGAGTCCCTGGCAAGAAAGGAGGGGCTGAAGAATTTCAGGTTCACGGAAAGAACAAAAGAAGGGGCTCTTGTTGATGCTGCACAGCGTCAAGAATATGTGGTGGTTTATTATATAGTTCCGCTGGAGACCAATAAGCCCGCTCTCGGTTATGATATCGCTTCCGATGCGACACGTTTACAGGCCATTGAGCAAGTGTTCAAGACAGGTGAATTGACCGTCACTAACAGGATCACGTTAGTCCAGGAAACCGGCACCCAGTTTGGAGTCTTGGTCTTCTTCCCCCTTTATCAGCAAGGTGTCTCCCTGAAGACCGCGGAAGCACGTCTCAAATACCGAAGGGGATTGGTTGTGGAAGTCCTTCGCATTGGTGATGTCGTAGAAGCAGCCTTGAAAGATTTCCCTGACGAGGGGATTAATTTATGTCTTTACGATGTATCCGCTGAAAAAGGGAAACGTCTCCTTTACTCCCGTCTCTCACACATGCACGGAATGACAGAACAACCAATGGATGAAGAGGTAATTCAGAAAGATATTCACTGGAGTAATAATTTTGAAATCGCAGGGCGTCAATGGAAAATTCTGTTCACTCCTTCCCCCTTCTTCCTCGATTCAAAACAATCCTGGCAATCATGGCTCATCCTATCTGGATCGTTGTTATTGACAGCTATATTGCTCTTCTATCTTTTAAAAAGATTACACTATACTACTGAGATCGAATGGCGAGTGAGAGAACAGCTTCAAGCCACCCAACAATTACTCAACGAAATCACCGAGCGCAAGCGGGCGCAGGAAGCATTGCAGGACAGTGAGGAACGGTTCAGGCTTTTTATGGATCATTTTCCCGGAGTTGCTTTTATCAAGGATATTGAGGGGCATTACGTTTATGCAAACAAGGGCTACGAGAAGCGCCGGAACCTGAAAAAGGAGGACTGGTACGGCAAGACAGATGAGGAGCTCTGGCCGCCCGAAACAGTTACGCAGTTCAAGGAGACGGACGAGCTGGTCATTTCAGAAGGCCGTAGCGTGCAAACGATCGATATGGTCCCTGATGACCAAGGTGAAATCCGTACCCAGTTGACCACGAAGTTCCCGGTATTGAAGGACGGCAGGGTCTCCTTAGTGGGCGGTATCGGTATAGACATCACCGACCTGAAGCGGGCGGAGGAGGCTCTCCAGGCAAACAAGTTACAACTGTCCAACGCTCTGGAAATTGCCCATCTCGGCCACTGGGAGTACGACGTTGCCAACGACCTCTTCACGTTCAATGACCAGTTCTACAAAATTTTCCGCACCACGGCCGAGAAATGCGGCGGGTATACAATGCATTCCGGCGAATACGCCCATCGCTTTGTCCATCCCGACGACATGGATGTTGTCGGGGAAGAAATTCGGAAAGCCATCGAAACAACGGATCCACATTTCAACCGTCAGATTGAACACCGAATGCTCTATGCAGACGGCACGGTCGGCTATATCACCGTCCGCTTTTTCATCGTCAAGGACTCTCAAGGCAGGACGGTCAAGACTTATGGAGTGAATCAGGACATCACCGACCGGAAACTTGCCGAGGAAAAGATCAAGGCGTCCCTCCGGGAGAAGGAGACGATGCTCAAGGAGATCCACCACCGGGTGAAGAACAACCTGCAGGTGATTTCGAGCCTCCTTAGCCTGCAGTCCAATTATGTCCAGGATGAAAAGTCCCGGAAGATGTTTCAGGAAAGCCAGGACCGGGTGAAGATCATGGCTACAATTCATAACATGCTCTATAAATCGGAGGATCTGGCCAAGGTTGATTTCGGCGGTTTCATCAGGGATCTGGCCAGCCGCCTGCAGCAGTCTTACGGGAGTGCAGAATCTCCCATAGATATTCACGCAGATATTGCTGATGTATTCCTGCTCATAGAAACATCCGTCCCCTGCGGACTGATTCTGAACGAACTGGTGTCCAATGCCTTAAGGCATGCCTTTCCCGAAGGAAGAGGGGGCGAAGTCAATATCAACATGACAACGGCAGGAGAACAGTTCGTGCTTACGGTTCAGGATAACGGGATTGGCTTTCCCAAAGCGGTTGATTTCCGCAATACCCAATCCCTGGGCTTGGAGCTGGTGAATCTCCTGGTGGGACAAATCGATGGCGCCATCGATCTACAGGTCGAGGGAGGTACCACATTCACGGTAACATTTCCCGCAGCAGGCAAGTGA
- a CDS encoding response regulator, with amino-acid sequence MEKKRIMVVEDERIIAHHLAMQLTDLGYDVVATAYSGEEAVEKAGEVRPDLVLMDIVLAGEMDGIQAAERIMALSGTPVVYMTAYADDETFGRAILTCPSGYILKPVEKKQLYVAIELALQRKK; translated from the coding sequence ATGGAAAAGAAGAGGATCATGGTCGTCGAGGACGAAAGGATCATTGCCCATCACCTTGCCATGCAACTGACCGATCTGGGCTACGATGTGGTTGCCACGGCTTACTCCGGTGAGGAAGCAGTGGAGAAGGCCGGCGAGGTCCGTCCCGACCTGGTGCTGATGGATATCGTCCTGGCCGGGGAGATGGATGGCATCCAGGCGGCCGAAAGGATCATGGCGCTCTCCGGCACCCCGGTGGTCTACATGACCGCCTATGCCGACGACGAGACATTCGGGCGGGCAATACTCACCTGTCCTTCCGGGTACATCCTGAAGCCTGTAGAAAAAAAACAGCTGTATGTCGCCATCGAACTGGCCCTGCAAAGGAAGAAATAG
- a CDS encoding zinc-dependent alcohol dehydrogenase family protein: MKAMVLKKICQVEEKPLELVELPVPVPDSGQILVKVSACGVCHTELDEIEGRVPPSRFPMILGHEIVGRVDASGSGATRFKKGDRVGIAWINWACGECSFCLKGEENLCDKAKWTGKDAEGGYAEYTVVPEDFAYPIPERFSDLQAAPLLCAGVIGYRALRLSEMEDGKILGLYGFGASAHIVIQIAKYKYPNCRVFVFTRGKDHRELALKLGADWVGATEDTPPEKLDRAIDFTPVGIPVREALRNLEKGGRVVINAIRKRTSIPELDYAEHLWHEKELKSVANVTRRDAEEFLPLAAEIPVVPEVEEFRLEEANEVLLLLKQGKIRGAGVLNIA, from the coding sequence ATGAAAGCGATGGTACTCAAGAAAATCTGTCAGGTAGAAGAAAAACCTTTAGAATTGGTGGAGCTGCCCGTCCCCGTTCCCGATTCAGGACAGATTCTGGTCAAGGTTTCCGCATGCGGGGTCTGTCATACCGAGCTGGATGAAATCGAGGGCAGAGTTCCCCCATCAAGGTTTCCCATGATCCTGGGGCATGAAATCGTCGGCAGGGTCGACGCTTCAGGCTCCGGAGCAACCAGATTCAAAAAAGGAGACAGGGTAGGAATCGCATGGATTAACTGGGCCTGCGGTGAGTGTTCTTTCTGCCTGAAAGGCGAGGAGAATCTGTGTGATAAAGCAAAGTGGACGGGAAAAGACGCTGAGGGCGGCTATGCCGAATATACCGTGGTTCCCGAGGATTTCGCCTACCCTATTCCGGAAAGATTTTCCGATCTGCAGGCGGCGCCTCTTCTGTGTGCCGGGGTAATCGGCTACCGGGCATTGAGACTCTCAGAAATGGAAGATGGCAAGATTCTTGGCCTCTATGGTTTCGGGGCCTCCGCCCATATTGTCATCCAGATTGCTAAATATAAATATCCCAACTGCAGGGTCTTCGTTTTTACACGCGGGAAAGACCATCGAGAGTTAGCCCTGAAATTAGGGGCAGACTGGGTCGGAGCAACGGAGGATACCCCCCCGGAAAAGCTTGACCGTGCCATCGATTTTACTCCGGTGGGGATACCGGTACGTGAGGCATTACGGAATCTGGAAAAAGGCGGAAGAGTGGTGATAAACGCAATCCGTAAGAGAACGTCCATTCCCGAATTGGATTACGCTGAACATCTCTGGCATGAGAAGGAATTAAAAAGTGTTGCCAATGTGACGAGAAGAGATGCCGAGGAATTTCTGCCGCTGGCCGCCGAAATTCCTGTTGTGCCCGAAGTCGAGGAATTCAGGCTGGAAGAGGCAAATGAAGTCTTACTTCTGCTCAAACAAGGAAAGATTCGCGGTGCCGGAGTCCTCAATATCGCATAG
- a CDS encoding mechanosensitive ion channel family protein has product MSESLKITHFLLPSAFLIGGFVAGLIFEKIILAKLKKMAERTKWEGDEILIAALRGKAIFWFVIAGIYGAILNIPLRPNTFNALEKILLIIFVASLTLVLARIAVAFVNSYTRKVKGVTPLTSIFTNLTNIVVFIVGMLIILQSLGISITPMLTALGVGGLAVALALQDTLANLFSGIHIIASGKIRPGDYVVLDSGERGYVEDIAWRNTTIRALPNNMIIVPNSKMASAIITNYSQPEKEMSVYIEVGVSYDSDLGKVETVTLEVAKEVMSEIQGGISQFEPFIRYHTFGDSSIDFTVIMRTREFINQYIIKHEFIKRLHKRYNKEGINIPFPIRTVYMKEKAENRPD; this is encoded by the coding sequence ATGAGTGAGTCTCTGAAAATAACACATTTTCTTCTACCTTCAGCTTTCCTTATAGGCGGGTTCGTAGCGGGACTGATCTTTGAAAAAATCATTCTCGCGAAGCTTAAAAAAATGGCTGAGAGGACAAAATGGGAAGGTGACGAAATATTGATTGCGGCACTGCGCGGCAAGGCTATCTTCTGGTTTGTCATTGCCGGTATTTATGGGGCAATTCTCAATATACCGTTACGTCCAAACACGTTCAATGCCCTTGAGAAGATTCTCCTGATAATTTTTGTGGCTTCACTGACCTTAGTGCTGGCAAGAATTGCAGTCGCGTTTGTCAATTCCTATACAAGAAAAGTTAAAGGCGTGACACCGCTGACCTCGATATTCACAAACCTGACGAATATTGTGGTCTTTATTGTCGGTATGCTGATTATACTTCAGTCCTTAGGCATTTCTATCACACCGATGCTGACCGCTCTCGGAGTCGGCGGTCTTGCCGTTGCTCTGGCTCTTCAGGATACACTTGCAAATCTTTTTTCCGGGATTCATATCATAGCCTCGGGTAAGATAAGGCCTGGAGATTACGTAGTACTTGATTCAGGTGAAAGAGGTTACGTTGAAGATATAGCATGGCGGAATACAACCATAAGAGCGCTTCCGAACAACATGATAATTGTACCGAATTCCAAGATGGCTTCCGCAATTATTACGAACTACAGTCAACCTGAAAAAGAAATGTCGGTGTATATCGAAGTCGGCGTCAGTTATGACAGTGATCTCGGAAAAGTGGAAACCGTTACCCTTGAAGTTGCTAAAGAGGTCATGAGTGAAATTCAGGGAGGTATTTCTCAATTTGAACCTTTCATTCGTTATCATACCTTTGGCGATTCAAGCATCGACTTTACCGTAATAATGCGTACCAGGGAATTCATCAACCAGTATATTATCAAACATGAATTCATAAAAAGACTGCATAAACGCTACAACAAAGAGGGTATCAATATTCCGTTCCCCATAAGAACCGTTTATATGAAGGAAAAAGCTGAAAATCGCCCCGATTAA
- a CDS encoding manganese efflux pump MntP family protein has translation MNFLSILLIAVGLGMDAFAVAISAGVVLRQISFGHIFRLSFHFGLFQFLMPIIGWFAGMTVSGLIAGYDHWIAFCLLTCIGGKMIWDSFRKERKFKIADPTRGFTLIILSIATSIDALAVGLSLGFLGIDILYPSVVIGIVAAAMTVTGMLFGEKLGQFLGKKAEILGGLILIGIGIKILAEHLP, from the coding sequence ATGAATTTTTTGTCAATTTTACTGATTGCAGTCGGGCTGGGGATGGATGCCTTTGCCGTTGCGATATCTGCGGGGGTTGTCCTTCGGCAAATATCCTTCGGACATATATTTCGTCTCTCCTTTCACTTCGGACTGTTCCAGTTTCTGATGCCCATTATCGGGTGGTTTGCCGGCATGACGGTATCCGGTCTCATTGCGGGCTATGATCACTGGATTGCCTTTTGTCTTCTGACCTGCATAGGCGGGAAGATGATCTGGGATTCCTTTAGAAAGGAGAGGAAATTCAAAATAGCAGACCCTACCAGGGGGTTTACACTGATTATTCTATCCATAGCCACCAGCATCGACGCGCTTGCGGTGGGTCTCAGCCTTGGTTTTTTAGGTATAGATATTCTCTATCCCAGTGTTGTGATAGGCATTGTTGCCGCCGCAATGACGGTCACCGGAATGCTCTTCGGGGAAAAGCTGGGGCAGTTTTTAGGCAAAAAGGCCGAAATATTAGGAGGGCTGATACTTATCGGCATCGGCATCAAGATCCTTGCAGAACACCTTCCCTAA
- a CDS encoding NAD(P)/FAD-dependent oxidoreductase: MFQNQYDIIIIGAGPAGLMAAIESYEPSKKIVILEKMPNPALKLKISGKGRCNITNDADLKEFISHFGKNGRFLKFAFAEFFNTDLLEYFENLGVRFKLERGGRYFPQNDSAADIAKALLNKAKSLDIPIAVNSEVIDITKLPDETFTVTINRKSRAADKNTRRIQIKADKIVLATGGKSYPQTGSNGAGFKLASKLGHTITPLFPALVPVETRGDTAKKLQGLSLRNVKVKVWCKNKKIDERFGEMLFTDFGVSGPVILSLSRTIVRLIDDKQKVFIAIDLKPALDQKTVDQRLLREINEHSKQGFKGLLKKLLPGKLGPVFIEKLKISEEKPLNQINSEERKRLRMLLKEFQLEVAGYRSFNEAIVTAGGISIKEINPKTMESKLVKGLYFAGEIIDVDADTGGFNLQAAFSTGWIAGRAVKTSANF, from the coding sequence ATGTTTCAAAATCAATATGACATTATCATCATTGGCGCCGGCCCGGCAGGTTTAATGGCCGCTATTGAGAGCTATGAACCGTCTAAAAAGATAGTAATTCTTGAAAAAATGCCGAACCCTGCCCTGAAACTGAAAATATCGGGAAAAGGACGATGCAATATTACAAACGATGCCGATTTAAAAGAGTTCATTTCACATTTCGGCAAAAACGGGCGGTTCTTAAAGTTCGCCTTTGCGGAGTTTTTTAATACCGACCTTCTTGAATACTTTGAAAACCTTGGCGTTCGGTTTAAACTTGAACGGGGAGGGCGTTACTTTCCGCAAAATGATAGTGCAGCAGATATTGCAAAAGCTTTACTTAATAAAGCAAAATCCCTGGATATTCCCATTGCCGTCAATTCAGAAGTAATCGACATCACGAAACTACCTGATGAGACCTTTACTGTTACAATTAACAGAAAAAGCCGTGCGGCTGATAAAAACACCCGACGTATTCAAATAAAAGCAGATAAAATTGTACTTGCAACCGGAGGAAAATCTTATCCCCAAACAGGTTCAAACGGAGCCGGATTTAAACTGGCGTCAAAGCTGGGGCATACGATTACGCCTCTTTTCCCGGCTCTTGTGCCTGTTGAAACCAGAGGAGATACTGCAAAAAAGCTTCAGGGGTTGAGCTTGAGAAATGTAAAAGTAAAAGTATGGTGTAAAAACAAGAAGATTGATGAACGGTTCGGGGAGATGCTGTTTACCGATTTTGGTGTTTCCGGTCCGGTAATTCTTTCCCTGAGCAGAACTATTGTAAGACTTATCGATGATAAGCAGAAAGTATTTATTGCCATAGATTTAAAACCCGCCCTTGACCAGAAAACGGTTGATCAGAGACTATTGAGGGAGATAAACGAGCACAGCAAACAAGGATTTAAAGGTTTATTAAAAAAACTGCTGCCGGGGAAACTGGGTCCCGTATTTATCGAAAAACTGAAGATATCGGAAGAAAAACCGCTGAACCAGATTAATTCTGAAGAACGCAAAAGACTGAGGATGCTGCTGAAAGAGTTCCAGCTTGAAGTAGCGGGTTATCGATCCTTTAATGAGGCTATTGTAACAGCCGGTGGTATTAGCATAAAAGAGATTAATCCTAAGACCATGGAATCAAAACTTGTTAAAGGTTTATATTTTGCGGGTGAGATTATTGACGTTGATGCCGACACAGGAGGATTTAATCTGCAGGCTGCCTTCTCAACGGGATGGATTGCCGGAAGGGCTGTCAAAACTTCGGCAAATTTTTAA
- the uvrC gene encoding excinuclease ABC subunit UvrC: METDYLTNKAKNAPRTTGVYLMIGKNGKAIYIGKAKNLRSRIRSYFGGTDSRPMVSFLVPKVHDLEFIVTDTEKEALILENNLIKEHKPRYNVDFKDDKAYFNIRLDTKGKFPRFELVRRVKKDGAKYFGPYSSSTSVKDTLHFLQKIFPLRTCSNTELKSRKRPCIEYEIQRCSAPCCDLIKSEEYDKLVKDAAIFLEGREKKLLSALRSRMTDAAKQLNFEEAAVIRNKIAAIEATLEKQRIISTSFMDRDVFGLYMERGLTQIYAIFIRKGKIIGRKKFPLVKIGVDSSEILSSLMKRYYDGDVFIPEEIIIPEDIDDREVVEEWLTEKREGRVSIVAPKRGQKKDLLDMAEDNAKTIFLTERSADHDKEEALQILSKQLHLKRLPNRIECFDISNFGGTDAVGSMVMFVGGSPRKSEYRRFRIKTVHGIDDYAMLYEVLKRRYKGKENLPDLIMVDGGKGQLGVALTVMKELEIKDIDIIGLAKEAGDGISGGKRTSVRKGEDRAYIPKRKDPVYLSRYPNALFLLQRVRDEAHRFAISYHRKLKKKKDFHSVLDEIPAVGKFRKKALLTHFGDINKIKKAPIEELQKVPGIGKEMAGQIYNFLQNSGLK, encoded by the coding sequence ATGGAAACTGATTATCTGACAAACAAGGCAAAAAATGCTCCCAGGACAACCGGTGTCTATCTCATGATAGGTAAAAATGGGAAGGCCATATACATCGGAAAGGCGAAAAATCTGAGAAGCAGAATACGCTCCTACTTTGGGGGCACGGATTCGAGGCCTATGGTTTCTTTTCTTGTCCCTAAAGTTCATGATTTGGAATTCATTGTCACGGATACCGAAAAGGAGGCCCTGATACTCGAAAATAACCTGATCAAGGAACATAAACCCCGTTACAATGTCGATTTTAAAGATGACAAGGCCTATTTCAACATAAGGCTGGACACAAAGGGTAAATTCCCTCGCTTTGAACTGGTAAGACGTGTAAAAAAAGACGGGGCAAAATACTTCGGCCCCTATTCCTCCAGCACCTCGGTAAAAGATACCCTCCATTTTCTTCAGAAGATATTCCCGCTCCGCACCTGCAGCAATACGGAGCTAAAATCCAGAAAGCGGCCATGTATAGAATACGAGATACAGCGATGTTCAGCCCCCTGCTGCGACCTTATTAAAAGCGAAGAGTATGACAAGCTGGTAAAGGATGCGGCAATTTTTTTAGAGGGACGGGAGAAGAAGCTCTTATCCGCCCTCCGGTCAAGAATGACGGATGCCGCAAAACAGCTAAATTTTGAAGAGGCGGCCGTGATAAGAAACAAAATTGCCGCCATAGAGGCAACTCTGGAAAAGCAAAGGATTATATCCACGTCATTTATGGATCGGGATGTCTTCGGCCTTTACATGGAAAGAGGCCTGACGCAGATATACGCAATTTTCATAAGAAAGGGAAAGATCATCGGCAGGAAGAAATTTCCACTCGTCAAAATCGGAGTCGATTCTTCCGAGATTCTTTCATCCCTTATGAAGCGCTACTATGACGGCGATGTCTTTATACCGGAGGAGATAATAATCCCCGAGGACATCGATGACCGGGAGGTCGTTGAAGAGTGGCTGACTGAAAAAAGGGAAGGAAGGGTATCGATCGTGGCCCCGAAAAGGGGACAGAAGAAGGATCTTCTTGATATGGCAGAGGATAACGCAAAAACCATATTCTTGACAGAGAGAAGCGCCGACCATGACAAAGAGGAAGCACTTCAAATTCTCTCAAAACAACTCCACCTGAAAAGACTGCCGAACCGGATAGAATGTTTCGATATCTCCAATTTTGGCGGTACCGATGCGGTAGGCTCAATGGTAATGTTCGTCGGAGGCTCTCCACGGAAGTCAGAATACAGGCGTTTCAGGATCAAGACTGTCCACGGTATAGATGATTATGCCATGCTCTACGAGGTCCTGAAGAGACGATACAAAGGCAAAGAAAATCTGCCCGACCTTATCATGGTTGATGGTGGAAAGGGACAGCTCGGTGTGGCACTGACCGTTATGAAGGAGCTGGAAATAAAGGACATAGATATCATAGGTCTGGCCAAGGAAGCCGGCGACGGTATTTCCGGCGGGAAACGCACGTCAGTCCGTAAAGGAGAAGACCGGGCATACATCCCCAAAAGAAAAGATCCAGTCTATCTTTCAAGGTATCCCAATGCCCTGTTTTTGCTCCAGAGAGTGAGGGACGAGGCGCACCGTTTCGCCATTTCATATCACAGGAAACTGAAGAAAAAGAAGGATTTTCACTCTGTCCTGGACGAGATACCGGCAGTGGGCAAATTCAGAAAAAAGGCACTTCTCACCCACTTCGGAGATATAAATAAGATAAAAAAAGCCCCGATAGAGGAACTGCAAAAGGTTCCCGGAATAGGTAAAGAGATGGCCGGTCAGATCTATAATTTCTTACAGAATTCCGGATTAAAATGA
- the uvrB gene encoding excinuclease ABC subunit UvrB — protein MKRFNIIADFEPRGDQPQAIEKLADGIKNGSKHQVLLGVTGSGKTFTVANVIAEVQRPSLVIAPNKTLAAQLYSEFKTLFPENAVEYFVSYYDYYQPEAYIPKTDTYIEKDSSINDDIDKMRHSATHSLMERKDVIIVASVSCIYGLGSPEEYHGMLLHLEEGMEMERDDMLRKLVDIQYERNDIDFHRGTFRVRGDLVEIMPAYEGEKAIRVEFLGDSIESISVSDPLLGKRIDRLEKITIHPNSHYVTTRRNIKRAISTIREELEIRLKELESLNKLLEAQRLEQRTKFDIEMMEEMGYCQGIENYSRHITGRKLGEPPPTLMEYLPENALVIIDESHVTIPQLIGMYRGDRSRKETLVEYGFRLPSALDNRPLMFEEFEAFPYQRLYISATPADYELKKAGRKTVEQIIRPTGLMDPEVIVMPVTHQVDALLGEINKRVEKGERVLVTTLTKRMAENLSEHYQNLGVRVRYLHSDIHTLERVKIIRDLRMGEFDVLVGINLLREGLDIPEVSLVAILDADKGGFLRSERSLIQTSGRAARNVAGQVIMYADKITGGIQACLKETERRREIQKRYNEENGITPETIKKSIDNILASVYEADYVTVPVIREEIEEYISEEDIPALIKKWKKEMQEAAKELEFEKAAQIRDRIKELSNVEMEIAGYRV, from the coding sequence ATGAAACGATTTAATATAATTGCAGATTTTGAGCCCAGGGGTGACCAGCCTCAAGCAATAGAAAAGCTTGCGGACGGCATCAAAAACGGGTCGAAACACCAGGTGCTCCTCGGGGTCACCGGTTCGGGCAAGACCTTTACCGTAGCCAATGTTATCGCAGAAGTTCAGAGGCCGTCTCTTGTCATAGCCCCAAACAAAACCCTGGCCGCCCAGCTTTACAGCGAGTTCAAGACCCTCTTTCCCGAAAATGCAGTGGAATATTTTGTCAGCTACTACGACTATTACCAGCCCGAGGCGTATATCCCGAAAACAGATACCTATATAGAAAAGGACTCATCCATCAATGACGATATTGACAAGATGAGGCATTCCGCCACCCATTCCCTCATGGAAAGGAAGGACGTGATTATTGTAGCCAGCGTCTCCTGCATCTACGGGCTCGGCTCTCCGGAAGAGTACCACGGGATGCTGCTGCACCTGGAAGAAGGGATGGAAATGGAGCGGGATGACATGCTCCGGAAACTTGTTGATATACAGTACGAACGCAACGACATCGATTTTCACCGCGGCACTTTTCGTGTCCGCGGGGACCTGGTCGAGATAATGCCCGCCTACGAAGGAGAAAAGGCAATAAGGGTGGAGTTTTTGGGGGATTCCATCGAATCCATATCCGTCAGTGACCCCCTCCTGGGGAAAAGGATAGACCGGCTGGAAAAGATCACCATTCACCCCAACAGTCATTACGTGACCACCAGAAGAAATATCAAGCGGGCGATTTCAACGATCAGGGAGGAACTGGAAATCAGACTCAAGGAGCTGGAATCCCTGAACAAGCTTCTCGAGGCACAGAGGCTTGAACAACGGACAAAATTCGATATAGAGATGATGGAGGAGATGGGCTACTGTCAGGGGATAGAAAATTATTCACGTCACATCACCGGAAGAAAACTGGGGGAACCACCGCCCACGCTAATGGAATACCTTCCCGAAAATGCCCTTGTAATAATAGATGAAAGCCACGTAACCATCCCACAGTTAATCGGCATGTACAGGGGAGACAGATCGAGAAAGGAAACGCTGGTCGAGTACGGTTTTCGACTCCCCTCGGCACTGGATAACCGCCCGCTGATGTTTGAGGAATTCGAGGCCTTTCCCTATCAAAGACTATACATCTCGGCCACCCCGGCTGATTATGAGCTAAAGAAAGCCGGCAGAAAAACCGTGGAGCAGATTATCAGACCTACCGGCCTCATGGATCCCGAGGTTATTGTCATGCCCGTTACCCACCAGGTCGATGCTCTTCTGGGGGAAATTAACAAACGCGTAGAAAAGGGGGAGCGAGTCCTCGTTACCACACTGACAAAGAGGATGGCCGAAAACCTGAGCGAACATTACCAGAATCTTGGTGTGAGGGTAAGGTATCTCCACTCCGATATCCACACGCTGGAGCGGGTAAAGATTATAAGGGATTTAAGAATGGGCGAATTCGATGTCCTGGTAGGCATCAATCTTTTGAGGGAGGGGCTCGACATTCCTGAAGTTTCTCTTGTGGCTATACTCGACGCCGACAAGGGAGGTTTTTTGCGCTCCGAGCGCTCACTGATACAAACAAGCGGCAGGGCTGCCAGGAATGTGGCGGGGCAGGTCATCATGTATGCCGACAAAATCACCGGTGGGATACAGGCATGTCTGAAAGAAACAGAGAGGCGAAGAGAGATTCAGAAAAGATATAATGAGGAAAACGGCATAACACCCGAGACCATTAAAAAATCCATCGATAACATCCTTGCCTCCGTCTATGAAGCAGATTATGTGACCGTCCCTGTCATCCGGGAAGAGATAGAGGAATATATTTCGGAAGAGGATATCCCCGCATTGATAAAGAAATGGAAAAAGGAGATGCAAGAAGCAGCGAAAGAGCTCGAATTTGAAAAGGCGGCCCAGATCAGGGACAGGATAAAAGAGCTTTCCAATGTGGAGATGGAAATTGCCGGCTATCGGGTTTAG